One window from the genome of Crassostrea angulata isolate pt1a10 chromosome 2, ASM2561291v2, whole genome shotgun sequence encodes:
- the LOC128173838 gene encoding uncharacterized protein LOC128173838: MVSNIFVGFILVLGTQIIGSIGDDHAIATSACIGLSSTRRYTAAIPRDCHGGKSCKDICSSVKTMDETNGGYGAPQCFNALHIYPGNRGPKNTANTKWINTWIYGGNDGCNKTHCGPNFCCCLL, from the exons ATGgtttcaaacatttttgttgGTTTCATATTAG TGTTGGGAACGCAGATCATTGGAAGCATCGGCGATGATCATGCCATTGCAACATCTGCTTGCATTGGTCTATCATCAACTAGAAGATACACCGCCGCCATTCCCCGCGACTGTCATGGTGGGAAGTCGTGTAAAGATATCTGTTCATCTGTAAAAACTATGGATGAAACTAATGGCGGTTACGGAGC CCCTCAATGCTTCAATGCTCTTCACATATATCCTGGTAATCGCGGCCCAAAAAACACTGCAAACACTAAATGGATCAACACATGGATCTATGGAGGCAATGATGGGTGTAATAAAACACACTGCGGACCCAACTTCTGCTGTTGTTTATTGtag